TCCAGCATCTCGTTTCGGCCCCAGCCATGTTCCACGGCCACCTGGGGGAGAAAGACGGCCGAACGGGTCTCCTTCCTGAGGACAACCCCGTCTCGCCCGACCTGGATATCTGCTGCCTTATCCACGGGTTTAAAAGGCGTCAGCACTGAAATCTCTATTTCAATTTCTGTCAGCTCCTTGAGGGTGACCGGCTTAAAGCGCCGGTCGTTGAAAGCGGCCTGAAGGGCCATAGCGCCAACGACCTGGCATAAAGGCAGATCGTCTGCCATGTGACCGATACAGCCCCGCAACTGGCCGTGTTTCTTGAGGGTCACGAACGCGCCCTGCCTTTGTTTAAGAACGGCGTCAAAACCTCTGGCTAAGGGAAAGGTCTGTGCAGTCAGGAACTGGCGCATCGTCTTGCGGGCAAAAGATAAAAGCGCTGTCTTATCCCGGGCGGCTAGTTCATTTTTACTTAAACCT
This is a stretch of genomic DNA from Deltaproteobacteria bacterium. It encodes these proteins:
- the amrA gene encoding AmmeMemoRadiSam system protein A — encoded protein: GLSKNELAARDKTALLSFARKTMRQFLTAQTFPLARGFDAVLKQRQGAFVTLKKHGQLRGCIGHMADDLPLCQVVGAMALQAAFNDRRFKPVTLKELTEIEIEISVLTPFKPVDKAADIQVGRDGVVLRKETRSAVFLPQVAVEHGWGRNEMLDRLCHKAGLPRGGWKQGARLFTFQAIVFSESDFK